A genomic region of Rhipicephalus sanguineus isolate Rsan-2018 chromosome 1, BIME_Rsan_1.4, whole genome shotgun sequence contains the following coding sequences:
- the LOC119393245 gene encoding neuropeptide-like protein 31 encodes MRSLIAVVFFALVATAFAGYFGGYGGYGGYGGYGGYGGYGGYGGYGGYGGYGGYGGHGYGYPVGRAFAYHTHIKHGYGGYGGYGLGGYGYGHGYYG; translated from the exons ATGAGGTCCCTG ATCGCCGTCGTCTTCTTCGCCCTTGTTGCCACCGCCTTCGCCGGATACTTTGGAGGCTACGGCGGTTACGGCGGATACGGTGGCTACGGCGGCTATGGAGGGTATGGTGGCTACGGCGGATACGGTGGATACGGCGGCTATGGCGGCTACGGCGGACATGGCTACGGCTACCCAGTCGGCCGCGCGTTCGCCTACCATACGCACATCAAGCACGGATACGGCGGTTACGGTGGATACGGACTCGGTGGATATGGTTACGGACACGGATACTACGGCTGA